A window of the Halostella litorea genome harbors these coding sequences:
- a CDS encoding alkaline phosphatase family protein: MERRERTELSTALVGIDAACHGVLDPLVEAGAVPNIADLLANGASGPLESGIPPWTPSAWPSLYTGTNPGKHGVFDFLSFEGYDWDVVNATDVDERPLWGHLDRHGRSSVVVNVPVTHPPEEFDGALVPGYVAPEDPDCHPAGLLDDLRDALGGYRVYPDDVPGDEAQRREYARVARSRGEAFRYLVDRFDPDFGFVEFQVTDTVFHDRPGDQAAVRAVYEAVDEQIGKIREECDPDTVVLASDHGMGRYRGREFRVNEFLRDSGDVTAVRGGDGMPTWATVRDGQLKQGASEPGDGASGGADADATAGGVAATAMAGLARVGLTSQRIGRALEAVGLADAVAERVPSSVVSAGTAQVDFPASRAYVRSRIECGVRINLQGREPAGVVPPDEYEAVRDDLIERLSAVRTPEGDPVFEDVARREAYFEGPHVDRAVDVVTVPTAFDHFLSARLAGSQFGDPTEPWNHKRDGVVAVAGDGVDEAAALGDAHLYDVAPTVLATMGVPAAERMDGTVLPAVDPVGERRYPDYDRHSAATADGDVEDRLANLGYIE; this comes from the coding sequence ATGGAACGTCGGGAGCGGACCGAACTGTCGACGGCGCTGGTGGGCATCGACGCCGCCTGCCACGGCGTCCTCGACCCGCTCGTCGAGGCGGGAGCCGTGCCGAACATCGCCGACCTCCTCGCAAACGGCGCGAGCGGGCCGCTGGAGTCGGGGATCCCGCCGTGGACGCCGAGCGCGTGGCCGTCGCTGTACACCGGGACGAACCCCGGCAAGCACGGCGTGTTCGACTTCCTCTCGTTCGAGGGGTACGACTGGGACGTGGTCAACGCGACGGACGTCGACGAGCGCCCGCTGTGGGGTCACCTCGACCGGCACGGCCGCTCCAGCGTCGTCGTGAACGTCCCCGTCACCCACCCGCCCGAGGAGTTCGACGGCGCGCTGGTGCCGGGCTACGTCGCGCCGGAGGACCCCGACTGCCACCCGGCGGGGCTGCTCGACGACCTCCGCGACGCGCTCGGCGGGTACCGCGTCTACCCGGACGACGTCCCCGGCGACGAGGCCCAGCGCAGGGAGTACGCGCGCGTCGCGCGGTCCCGCGGCGAGGCGTTCCGCTACCTCGTCGACCGCTTCGACCCCGACTTCGGGTTCGTCGAGTTCCAAGTCACCGACACCGTCTTCCACGACCGCCCCGGCGACCAGGCGGCGGTGCGGGCGGTGTACGAGGCGGTCGACGAACAGATCGGGAAGATCCGCGAGGAGTGCGACCCCGACACGGTCGTGCTCGCCAGCGACCACGGGATGGGGCGGTACCGCGGCCGGGAGTTCCGGGTCAACGAGTTCCTCCGCGACTCGGGCGACGTGACGGCCGTCCGCGGCGGCGACGGCATGCCGACGTGGGCGACCGTCCGGGACGGGCAGTTGAAGCAGGGCGCGTCGGAGCCGGGCGACGGGGCGTCCGGCGGCGCGGACGCCGACGCGACGGCCGGGGGCGTGGCGGCCACCGCGATGGCCGGGCTGGCGCGGGTCGGCCTCACCAGCCAGCGGATCGGCCGCGCGCTGGAGGCCGTCGGCCTCGCCGACGCGGTGGCCGAGCGCGTCCCCTCGTCGGTCGTCAGCGCCGGCACGGCGCAGGTCGACTTCCCGGCCTCCCGTGCGTACGTGCGCTCGCGGATCGAGTGCGGCGTCCGGATCAACCTGCAGGGCCGGGAGCCGGCGGGCGTCGTGCCCCCGGACGAGTACGAGGCCGTCCGCGACGACCTGATCGAGCGGCTCTCGGCGGTGCGGACGCCCGAGGGCGATCCGGTGTTCGAGGACGTCGCGCGCCGCGAGGCGTACTTCGAGGGGCCACACGTCGACCGCGCCGTCGACGTCGTGACCGTCCCGACGGCGTTCGACCACTTCCTCTCGGCCCGCCTCGCCGGGTCGCAGTTCGGCGACCCCACGGAGCCGTGGAACCACAAGCGCGACGGGGTCGTCGCCGTCGCGGGCGACGGCGTCGACGAGGCGGCGGCGCTCGGGGACGCGCACCTGTACGACGTCGCGCCGACCGTGCTCGCGACGATGGGCGTGCCGGCCGCCGAACGGATGGACGGGACGGTCCTGCCGGCCGTCGACCCGGTCGGCGAGCGGCGCTACCCCGACTACGACCGGCACTCGGCGGCGACGGCCGACGGGGACGTCGAGGACCGCCTGGCGAACCTCGGGTACATCGAATGA